The following coding sequences are from one Limnobacter sp. SAORIC-580 window:
- the queE gene encoding 7-carboxy-7-deazaguanine synthase, which translates to MATYTVKEMFYTLQGEGAQAGRAAVFCRFAGCNLWTGREEDRATAVCKFCDTDFVGVDGVGGGKFKDAVALAQAIANTYQGEHGTGKPYVVFTGGEPTLQLDTALIDAVHANGFEIAIETNGTLAVPSGVDWICVSPKFGSELVQTNGHELKVVVPQLGQDLNALGRLQFEHYFVQAMDDSDPVKKSRNLQVAIQTCLNKPQWRLSVQTHKVIGMP; encoded by the coding sequence GTGGCCACTTACACCGTCAAAGAGATGTTTTACACCCTGCAAGGCGAAGGTGCTCAGGCGGGCAGGGCGGCCGTGTTTTGTCGTTTTGCCGGGTGCAATTTGTGGACAGGTCGCGAAGAAGACAGGGCCACGGCTGTGTGCAAATTCTGTGACACCGATTTTGTGGGTGTCGATGGCGTGGGTGGTGGAAAATTCAAGGATGCTGTTGCCTTGGCCCAGGCGATTGCAAATACTTATCAAGGTGAGCACGGCACAGGCAAGCCTTATGTGGTGTTTACTGGTGGCGAGCCCACCTTGCAACTCGACACTGCTTTGATTGACGCTGTACACGCGAATGGGTTTGAAATTGCCATCGAGACCAACGGCACCTTGGCCGTGCCTTCGGGTGTGGACTGGATTTGCGTCAGCCCCAAGTTCGGCAGTGAGCTGGTACAAACCAACGGCCATGAATTAAAGGTTGTAGTGCCACAGTTAGGGCAGGATTTGAATGCCTTGGGTCGATTGCAGTTTGAGCACTATTTTGTGCAAGCCATGGACGACTCCGACCCTGTCAAGAAATCCAGAAATTTGCAGGTGGCCATACAAACCTGCCTGAACAAACCTCAGTGGCGTTTGAGTGTACAAACCCACAAAGTCATTGGAATGCCATGA
- a CDS encoding 6-pyruvoyl trahydropterin synthase family protein, with translation MKVFKQFTFDVAHQLPDWPGLHGHSYTAEVWFEGPAIDGYVVPESLLTQHVGAVHKRLDHSYLNELIELPTSENIARWIWDQLRPVGPLIKVKVFRGSIGFGVEFDLEDAKAEGRA, from the coding sequence ATGAAAGTTTTCAAACAATTTACCTTCGATGTGGCACACCAGCTGCCTGACTGGCCGGGTTTGCACGGCCACAGCTACACCGCCGAGGTGTGGTTTGAAGGCCCTGCCATTGATGGCTATGTGGTGCCTGAAAGTCTTTTGACCCAACATGTGGGTGCGGTACACAAGCGGCTTGATCATTCATATTTGAACGAGTTGATTGAGCTGCCCACATCAGAAAACATTGCCCGCTGGATTTGGGATCAGCTGCGCCCGGTGGGGCCCTTGATCAAAGTGAAGGTATTTCGCGGGTCGATCGGGTTTGGGGTTGAGTTTGATCTTGAGGATGCGAAGGCGGAAGGCAGAGCGTGA
- a CDS encoding DUF1415 domain-containing protein: MTHTTDLEIIEATRRWVEQVVVAFNLCPFAKRELVKDRVRFVVSKAKDEATLLDELAHELALLNVDEAVETTLLIHPQVLQDFYHYNDFLEAADELLVDMNLEGVYQVASFHPDYQFGGTEPDDVENYTNRSPYPMLHLLREDSLSEAIDNYPEVDLIPERNIDCMNEQGLEKMQTLLNACLKGAGGK, translated from the coding sequence ATGACCCACACAACAGACCTTGAGATTATTGAAGCCACCCGCCGCTGGGTAGAGCAGGTGGTGGTGGCCTTTAATTTGTGCCCATTTGCCAAGCGCGAGTTGGTGAAAGACCGTGTGCGTTTTGTGGTGAGTAAGGCCAAGGATGAGGCCACGCTGCTGGACGAACTTGCCCACGAGCTGGCCTTGTTGAATGTGGACGAAGCCGTGGAAACAACACTTTTGATTCACCCGCAAGTGCTGCAGGATTTTTACCACTACAACGATTTTCTGGAAGCGGCCGATGAGTTACTGGTTGACATGAACCTGGAGGGCGTTTACCAGGTGGCCAGTTTTCATCCGGATTACCAGTTTGGCGGCACCGAGCCTGACGATGTTGAAAATTATACCAACCGTTCGCCTTACCCCATGTTGCACCTGCTGCGCGAAGACAGCTTAAGCGAGGCCATCGACAATTATCCCGAGGTGGATTTGATCCCCGAGCGCAACATTGATTGCATGAATGAACAGGGTCTTGAGAAAATGCAGACGCTGTTGAATGCGTGTTTGAAGGGCGCTGGCGGGAAATAA